In Polaribacter sp. L3A8, a genomic segment contains:
- a CDS encoding glutamate-cysteine ligase family protein, whose translation MGTKYKLFEVFGIELEYMLINNTSFKVAPIVDVLLTKKNGALTSDIENGTIASDIENGTIAWSNELVAHVVELKTNGPTADLTNLSEEFHKNILEINAILKPLNTKLLPTACHPLMNPLQDTQLWKHSYSEVYELYNRIFNCKGHGWSNVQSTHINLPFYDDVEFKKLHAAIRVILPLIPGLSASSPILEGKFTGFKDTRLEYYKTNQKEIPEMTGSMIPEQVFSKSDYHKTIFDPIKKQIKKHDTHNILDHHFLNSRGAIARFDRNAIEIRLVDIQECPKADIAICVFIIEVLKQFVNGKLASLEMQKSWNEQDLFDILNPIIKEGENYKISNKKYLTLFNLSDDCTVKEVWKYLFELVKEDISENYQEALTIIFKHGTLATRIENALGTDTSDKNIINVYTQLANCLETNTSFTPSK comes from the coding sequence ATGGGAACAAAATATAAATTGTTTGAGGTTTTTGGTATCGAGTTAGAATACATGCTCATTAATAACACCTCCTTTAAAGTTGCGCCAATTGTTGATGTATTATTGACCAAAAAAAATGGAGCGCTTACTTCTGATATCGAAAACGGAACCATTGCTTCTGATATAGAAAACGGAACCATTGCTTGGAGCAACGAATTGGTTGCACATGTTGTGGAGTTAAAAACAAACGGACCTACAGCAGATCTTACCAACTTATCGGAAGAATTTCATAAAAATATTTTAGAAATTAATGCTATTTTAAAACCGCTAAACACCAAATTATTACCAACGGCTTGCCATCCTTTAATGAATCCTTTGCAAGACACACAACTATGGAAACATAGTTATAGTGAGGTTTACGAGTTATACAATAGAATTTTTAACTGTAAAGGTCACGGTTGGTCTAATGTACAAAGCACACATATTAATTTACCTTTTTATGATGATGTTGAGTTTAAAAAACTACATGCTGCCATTCGTGTTATTTTACCATTAATTCCGGGTTTAAGCGCAAGTTCGCCTATTTTAGAAGGTAAATTTACTGGTTTTAAAGATACCCGACTAGAGTACTACAAAACCAACCAAAAAGAGATTCCGGAAATGACAGGAAGTATGATTCCTGAGCAAGTGTTTTCTAAATCGGATTATCATAAAACGATCTTTGATCCTATTAAGAAACAGATTAAAAAACACGATACCCATAATATTTTAGACCATCATTTTTTAAATTCTAGAGGTGCCATTGCTCGTTTTGATAGAAATGCCATCGAAATTAGATTGGTAGATATACAAGAATGCCCAAAGGCAGATATTGCTATTTGTGTGTTCATTATTGAAGTTTTAAAACAATTCGTCAACGGAAAATTAGCGAGTTTAGAAATGCAAAAAAGCTGGAACGAGCAAGATTTATTCGATATTTTAAACCCAATTATTAAGGAAGGTGAAAATTATAAAATCAGTAATAAAAAATACTTAACTCTTTTTAATCTTTCTGATGATTGCACTGTAAAAGAGGTTTGGAAATATCTTTTTGAATTGGTAAAAGAAGATATTTCTGAAAACTACCAAGAAGCTTTAACGATAATTTTTAAACACGGAACACTTGCAACAAGAATTGAAAATGCACTTGGTACTGATACTTCGGATAAAAATATTATAAACGTTTATACGCAATTAGCAAATTGCCTAGAAACCAACACGTCATTTACCCCAAGTAAATAG
- a CDS encoding N-formylglutamate amidohydrolase has protein sequence MKLVITCEHGGNEIPDKFNFLFNDKEILNTHRGYDLGALDVFNTLKHLAIYTNYSTTSRLFIELNRSLWHKNLFSDFTKKLSDLEKKDIIKTHYNVYRNAVENQIEILITNQNTVVHLSIHSFTPILNGSVRNCDIGLLYDSSHQQEKKVAVQLKKALHAINPLWNVRFNYPYLGKADGFTTYLRKHFNEKYIGIEIELNQKFSKNNIMNLQLKEDLQKAIALL, from the coding sequence ATGAAACTGGTAATAACCTGCGAACATGGAGGGAATGAAATTCCGGATAAGTTTAATTTTCTATTTAATGATAAAGAAATTTTAAATACACATAGAGGTTATGACTTAGGTGCTTTAGATGTTTTTAATACGCTAAAGCACTTAGCCATTTATACTAATTACAGCACAACAAGTAGATTGTTCATAGAGTTAAACAGATCGCTTTGGCATAAAAACTTGTTTTCAGATTTCACAAAAAAACTATCGGATTTAGAGAAAAAAGACATCATTAAAACACACTATAACGTCTATAGAAATGCCGTAGAAAATCAGATTGAAATACTTATTACCAACCAGAATACTGTTGTACATCTTTCTATACATTCGTTTACACCCATTTTAAATGGCAGCGTTAGAAATTGTGATATTGGTCTTTTATACGATTCATCTCATCAACAAGAAAAAAAAGTTGCTGTACAACTTAAAAAAGCATTGCATGCCATAAACCCATTATGGAATGTTCGTTTTAACTATCCGTATTTAGGAAAAGCAGATGGATTTACAACGTATTTAAGAAAGCATTTTAATGAAAAATATATCGGAATTGAGATTGAACTCAATCAGAAATTTTCTAAAAACAACATTATGAATCTTCAATTAAAAGAAGATTTACAAAAAGCGATTGCTTTGTTATAA